From a region of the Armatimonadota bacterium genome:
- a CDS encoding 2-oxoacid:ferredoxin oxidoreductase subunit beta: MKKTAKPKVHHPSLKRNAVGLTRRDYEGTVTTLCAGCGHDSITAAIIQTFYELDVEPHKVAKMSGIGCSSKTPAYFLREAHGFNSVHGRMPAVATGASAANRDLMMIGISGDGDSLSIGLGQLCHAMRRNLNLLYVLENNGVYGLTKGQFSASADPGSTSKRGVPNTMASIDSVLMALSLGATFVARSFSGDKEQLVPILKAGMMHKGFAFVDVISPCVTFNDHVGSTKSYAYMRKHQIELVGANLVAPREEITAEYGDGQRLRLQLHDESWITLRKVSADYDPTDRDRAYSHIRAHQRAGEVPTGLLFVSTDSRDMHEQMSTVPEPLVKIPLADLCPGSAELDKLQERFR; this comes from the coding sequence ATGAAAAAGACCGCTAAGCCCAAGGTCCACCACCCGTCGCTCAAGCGCAACGCTGTTGGGCTGACCAGGCGCGACTATGAGGGCACCGTTACAACACTGTGCGCCGGGTGCGGGCACGATTCGATCACGGCGGCGATCATCCAGACGTTTTATGAACTCGACGTCGAACCTCACAAGGTGGCGAAGATGTCGGGGATCGGGTGCTCTTCGAAAACGCCGGCGTACTTCTTACGAGAGGCGCACGGTTTCAACAGCGTGCACGGGCGGATGCCCGCCGTCGCCACTGGGGCGTCTGCGGCGAACAGAGATCTGATGATGATCGGCATCTCCGGCGACGGAGACTCGCTGTCGATCGGACTCGGTCAACTATGCCACGCAATGCGGCGCAACCTGAACCTTCTGTACGTGCTGGAGAACAACGGCGTCTACGGCCTGACGAAAGGACAGTTCTCGGCGTCGGCTGACCCCGGATCCACCAGCAAGCGCGGCGTTCCGAACACGATGGCGTCGATCGACAGCGTGCTGATGGCGCTCAGCCTTGGTGCGACGTTCGTCGCGCGCAGTTTTTCGGGCGACAAGGAGCAGCTCGTACCGATCCTGAAGGCAGGAATGATGCACAAAGGGTTTGCGTTCGTGGACGTGATCTCGCCGTGCGTGACGTTCAACGACCACGTCGGTTCGACGAAGAGCTACGCGTACATGCGCAAGCATCAGATCGAGCTCGTCGGGGCAAACCTGGTCGCGCCGCGCGAGGAGATCACGGCAGAGTACGGCGACGGACAGCGGCTGAGGCTACAGTTGCACGACGAGAGCTGGATCACGCTGCGCAAGGTCTCCGCCGACTACGACCCCACCGACCGTGACCGGGCTTATTCGCACATCCGCGCCCACCAGCGCGCCGGCGAGGTGCCGACCGGGCTGCTGTTCGTCAGCACGGACTCGCGCGACATGCACGAGCAGATGAGCACGGTCCCCGAACCGCTGGTCAAGATCCCCCTCGCCGACCTCTGCCCCGGCAGCGCCGAGCTAGACAAGCTGCAGGAGCGATTCCGGTAA